One Carassius auratus strain Wakin chromosome 44, ASM336829v1, whole genome shotgun sequence genomic window carries:
- the LOC113062611 gene encoding dolichyl-diphosphooligosaccharide--protein glycosyltransferase subunit STT3B-like: protein MMERRRRSSAGTGGSPPGISRSSAAGGGGRKGGLSQPAGWRCLLSFTILFLACVCGFISRLFAVIRFESLIHEFDPWFNYRSTHHLTTNGFYEFLNWFDERAWYPLGRIVGGTVYPGLMVTAGLIHYILNLVHLTVHIRDVCVFLAPVFSALTAVATFLLTRELWNQGAGLLSACFMAIVPGYISRSVAGSFDNEAIAIFALQFTYFLWVKSIKTGSVFWTVGCCLSYFYMVSAWGGYVFIINLIPLHVFVLLLMRRFSKRVYIAYSTFYIIGLILSMQIPFVGFQPIRTSEHMAAAGVFVLVQLYSFLQFLRDRLTRQDKQTLFSVCVCVAALLLFVCVVYLSCIGWIAPWSGRFYSLWDTGYAKIHIPIIASVSEHQPTTWVSFFFDLHILVCTFPAGLWFCIRNINAERVFVVLYGISAVYFAGVMVRLMLTLTPVVCVLSAVCFSSVFERYLSDELKQDDPPAEDTSDEDDRRNPGSLYDKAGKLRKHHVCEEGLGSNIRSLVIVLLLLLLLMFTVHCTWVTSNAYSSPSVVLASYNHDGSRRILDDFREAYYWLRLNTDQHARVMSWWDYGYQIAGMANRTTLVDNNTWNNSHIALVGKAMASNESVAYDIMRLLDVDYVLIIFGGVIGYSGDDINKFLWMVRIAEGEHPRDVRESDFFTPLGEFRVDKAASPALLNSLMYKMSYYRFGEMQLDFRTPPGFDRTRNAEIGNKDVRLRHLEEAFTSEHWLVRIYKVKDLENRQPLERKPRVTNHTHTHSRKGSRRKRGFIKNKLVLKKGRRLSRKLKRTGLD from the exons ATGATGGAGCGTCGTCGCAGATCCTCAGCCGGTACCGGAGGCTCTCCGCCCGGGATCAGCCGCTCCAGCGCCGCGGGTGGAGGTGGAAGAAAAGGCGGATTATCTCAGCCGGCTGGATGGCGCTGTCTGCTGTCCTTCACCATCCTGTTCCtggcgtgtgtgtgtggattCATCTCCAGACTGTTCGCGGTGATCCGCTTCGAGAGCCTCATTCATGAGTTTGATCCGTG GTTTAACTACAGATCCACCCATCATCTGACCACCAACGGTTTCTACGAGTTCCTCAACTGGTTTGATGAGAGAGCCTGGTATCCTCTGGGGCGAATCGTTGGAGGAACA GTCTATCCTGGTCTGATGGTGACTGCAGGTCTGATTCACTACATCTTGAACCTCGTCCACCTGACCGTCCACATCCGGGACGTCTGCGTGTTCCTGGCACCCGTCTTCAGCGCTCTGACGGCCGTGGCCACCTTCCTGCTGACACGTGAGCTGTGGAATCAGGGGGCGGGGCTTCTGTCCGCCTGCTTCATGGCCATCGTGCCCGGATACATCTCACGCTCGGTGGCTGGATCCTTCGATAACGAGGCCATCGCCATATTCGCCCTGCAGTTCACCTACTTCCTGTGG GTGAAGTCAATCAAAACTGGATCAGTGTTCTGGACCGTCGGATGTTGCCTCTCGTACTTCTACATG gtGTCGGCGTGGGGCGGTTACGTCTTCATCATTAATCTGATTCCTCTTCACGTGTTCGTTCTGCTGTTGATGCGCCGCTTCAGTAAGAGAGTTTACATCG cgtaCAGCACGTTCTACATCATTGGTCTGATTCTGTCTATGCAGATTCCTTTCGTTGggtttcagccaatcagaaccagCGAACACATGGCAGCAGCTG gtgtgttcGTGCTCGTGCAGCTCTACTCGTTCCTGCAGTTCCTGCGGGACAGACTGACGCGGCAGGACAAACAGACTCTGTTTTCTGTCTGCGTTTGTGTCGCTGCGctgctgctgtttgtgtgtgttgtttaccTCAGCTGCATCG gTTGGATCGCTCCGTGGAGCGGACGCTTTTATTCACTCTGGGACACGGG CTATGCTAAGATTCATATTCCGATCATCGCATCGGTGTCGGAGCACCAGCCGACCACCTGGGTTTCCTTCTTCTTTGATCTTCACATCCTGGTCTGCACCTTCCCAGCAGGCCTGTggttctgcatcagaaacatcaACGCCGAGCGCGTGTTCG TGGTTCTGTATGGCATCAGCGCGGTGTATTTCGCCGGTGTGATGGTGCGGCTCATGCTGACTCTGACGCCTGTGGTGTGCGTTCTGTCGGCCGTGTGTTTCTCCAGCGTGTTTGAACGCTATCTGAGCGACGAGCTCAAGCAGGACGATCCTCCGGCTGAAGACACCTCTGACGAGGACGACAGGAGGAACCCTGGGAGTCTCTATGATAAG gctgGTAAGCTGCGCAAGCATCACGTGTGTGAAGAGGGTTTGGGATCAAACATCAGGAGTCTGGTGATCgtcctcctgctgctgctgctgctgatgttcACCGTTCACTGCACATGGGTCACCAGTAACGCTTATTCCAGTCCCAGTGTCGTGCTGGCGTCATACAACCACGACgg ATCACGCCGCATCCTGGATGATTTCAGAGAGGCGTACTACTGGCTGCGGCTCAACACGGACCAACACGCGCGTGTCATGAGCTGGTGGGATTATGGGTATCAGATCGCAGGCATGGCCAACAGAACCACGCTAGTGGATAACAACACCTGGAACAACAGCCACATCGCACTG GTGGGAAAAGCCATGGCGTCCAATGAGAGCGTGGCGTATGACATCATGAGGCTGCTGGACGTGGACTATGTGCTGATCATCTTCGGAGGGGTGATCGGATACTCGGGCGATGACATCAACAAGTTCCTGTGGATGGTGAGGATCGCCGAGGGAGAACATCCCAGAGACGTGCGG gagAGTGATTTCTTCACGCCGCTGGGAGAGTTCAGGGTGGATAAAGCCGCGTCTCCAGCGCTGCTCAACTCTCTGATGTACAAGATGTCCTACTATCGCTTCGGAGAGATGCAG CTGGACTTCAGGACTCCTCCAGGATTCGACCGAACACGAAACGCCGAGATCGGAAACAAGGACGTGAGGCTGAGGCACCTGGAGGAAGCCTTTACCTCCGAGCACTGGCTCGTCCGGATCTATAAAGTCAAAGATCTGGAGAACCGGCAGCCGCTGGAGCGCAAACCTCGGgtcaccaatcacacacacacacactccaggaaG GGCTCCAGGAGGAAACGAggattcattaaaaacaaacttgttCTGAAGAAAGGCCGAAGATTGAGCCGGAAACTGAAGCGAACTGGACTAGACTGA